A region from the Rhinoderma darwinii isolate aRhiDar2 chromosome 2, aRhiDar2.hap1, whole genome shotgun sequence genome encodes:
- the SLC45A3 gene encoding solute carrier family 45 member 3, with amino-acid sequence MMQKVGISKYLHSPHSQLLLVNSLTCGLEVCLAAGITFVPPLLLEAGVEEKFMTMVLGIGPILGLLVVHLIGSASDRWSSRFGRRRPFIWLLSFGVMLSLIIIPYAKHLASLAGHHRAGMEVFFLILGIGLLDSCGQVCFTPLEALLSDLFPEGEACRKAFSVYALSVGIGACVGYLLPSVDWSDSWLAQQLGGQEQCLFTLLLIILSGCVFATFFVSEEVRINAAQSDICLEPAGKGWTCVRTCQLWSLPHRVWRTALALRSICALVSRFRTFCCRVPVALWRLFMAQLCSWMGLMTFTLFYTDFIGEGLYHGVPIAKPGTADRLRYDEGVRMGSLGLFLQSVTSIVFSFSMDYLVKTFGTRSVYLVAVSCLPIAAIITCFSNNITMVTASAAMTGIPFSVLQILPYTLTSLYHHNRQLFLPKYKDVAEQEIKEKEQKPGFNKDAPNNNGVLLFSSHSPSLCIGPSCDSPVMVGEPTSPNNGICLDIAILDSACLLSQVVPSLVMGFIVQMTQTVTAYVASAAAFGLIAIYFSNKVVFDKSDMMKITPL; translated from the exons ATGATGCAGAAGGTGGGGATCAGCAAGTACCTTCACAGTCCTCATTCACAGCTCCTACTTGTTAATTCTCTAACATGTGGCCTTGAAGTTTGTCTGGCAGCAGGGATCACATTTGTTCCACCTTTGCTTCTTGAAGCTGGAGTGGAGGAAAAATTCATGACCATGGTACTAG GTATCGGTCCCATCCTTGGCCTCTTAGTTGTACACCTAATAGGCTCTgcaagtgaccgctggagcagcAGATTTGGCCGCCGGCGGCCCTTTATTTGGCTTTTAAGTTTTGGAGTAATGCTGAGCCTTATTATCATTCCTTATGCCAAACATTTAGCCAGTTTAGCAGGTCACCACCGTGCTGGCATGGAGGTGTTCTTCCTTATATTAGGTATTGGGCTGCTAGACTCCTGTGGACAGGTTTGTTTCACTCCTTTGGAAGCACTGCTCTCTGATCTGTTCCCAGAGGGAGAAGCCTGCAGAAAAGCTTTCTCAGTGTATGCCTTATCTGTTGGAATAGGAGCATGCGTTGGATACTTATTGCCTTCCGTGGACTGGAGTGACAGCTGGCTGGCACAACAGTTAGGTGGTCAAGAACAGTGTCTTTTTACACTCCTACTTATTATACTTTCCGGATGTGTCTTTGCAACCTTCTTTGTTTCAGAAGAGGTCAGGATTAATGCTGCACAGTCGGATATATGTTTAGAACCAGCAGGAAAGGGATGGACTTGTGTAAGGACATGCCAACTTTGGTCTCTACCGCACAGGGTTTGGCGAACAGCCTTAGCTCTGCGAAGCATCTGTGCTTTGGTATCACGATTTAGAACGTTTTGTTGCAGAGTTCCTGTTGCTCTGTGGCGCTTGTTTATGGCCCAGCTGTGCTCATGGATGGGTCTTATGACCTTTACTCTCTTTTACACTGACTTCATTGGGGAAGGACTTTATCATGGTGTGCCAATAGCAAAGCCAGGGACTGCTGATAGACTCCGATATGATGAAG GAGTTCGGATGGGAAGCTTGGGCCTCTTCCTTCAGTCTGTGACATCAATTGTATTTTCGTTCTCAATGGATTACCTGGTGAAGACATTTGGAACACGATCTGTTTACCTAGTTGCCGTTTCCTGCCTCCCCATCGCTGCAATAATCACATGCTTTTCCAATAATATCACAATGGTAACAGCATCGGCTGCTATGACAGGCATCCCATTTTCTGTGCTGCAAATTTTACCATACACTCTTACCTCACTTTATCATCATAACCGACAG CTGTTTCTCCCAAAGTATAAGGACGTGGCCGagcaagaaataaaggaaaaagaACAAAAGCCTGGATTTAACAAAGATGCACCAAATAATAATGGTGTCCTGTTATTCTCCTCACACTCCCCATCTTTGTGCATTGGTCCTTCTTGTGACAGCCCTGTCATGGTTGGAGAACCTACTAGCCCAAACAATGGCATATGCTTGGACATAGCTATACTAGACAGTGCCTGTCTGTTGTCTCAGGTGGTCCCCTCCCTTGTCATGGGCTTCATTGTACAGATGACACAAACCGTCACAGCCTATGTTGCATCAGCTGCAGCTTTTGGTTTGATAGCTATATATTTCTCCAACAAAGTTGTCTTTGATAAAAGTGATATGATGAAGATTACCCCTCTATAG